From a region of the Acanthochromis polyacanthus isolate Apoly-LR-REF ecotype Palm Island chromosome 3, KAUST_Apoly_ChrSc, whole genome shotgun sequence genome:
- the ints12 gene encoding integrator complex subunit 12 — protein sequence MAGPVSLELDPIFLKGLSYLHSKSKDSAEKLKALLDESLARGSDSSYRSLQKDIEVSKGSVSKLSLSKQDSKSSSSSSSSSSSSSGSSKSSSEKSKKEGEKRPSEKVRVDLGEVDPPKKPRLEKQENRSSPITVQTSKDLLPNINDDETNADDFAMEMGLACVVCRQMTVTMGNQLVECQECHNLYHQDCHKPQVTDKEVNDPRLVWYCARCTRQMKRMAQKPPQKPSPVSASSAPVVKDTLVKKTELKPKADTTSTFQAFKRTEVKPPTTSGNPTGSGSSSSGSGLTGWAAFGAKTSPSLPVSSKLGSSGPSGSSKTLTAPSGQKPVGLSGLAGTKSGLGGAKISGGNNGNGSSQVNLKAPPPLTLGKQPLNRSSSGEGQGKGSASSGAGSPGSSQPSTGGNGGSNGGGNGNNGNGSKAAPGDKAPTSQESQLNAMKRLQLVKKKAAQKKLKK from the exons ATGGCTGGACCTGTCAGTTTGGAGCTGGATCCCATCTTTCTAAAGGGGCTGAGTTATTTGCACTCCAAAAGTAAAGACTCAGCCGAGAAACTCAAAGCTCTACTCGATGAGTCCCTTGCAAGAGGAAGTGACTCATCCTACCGTTCATTACAAAAG GATATAGAGGTGTCAAAGGGTTCTGTGTCAAAACTGAGCTTAAGTAAACAAGACTCCAAGTCCTCCTCGAGTTCCTcatcctccagcagcagcagcagtggaagtAGCAAGTCCAGCTCAGAGAAGAGTAAGAAAGAAGGAGAGAAGAGGCCCTCTGAGAAG GTTCGGGTTGACTTGGGTGAGGTGGACCCTCCGAAAAAGCCTCGTTTGGAGAAGCAGGAAAATCGTTCTTCTCCGATTACCGTTCAGACAAGCAAAGACCTCCTGCCAAACATAAATGACGACGAAACTAATGCCGACGACTTTGCCATGGAAATGGGCCTGGCTTGTGTGGTTTGCAG ACAAATGACAGTGACCATGGGAAACCAGCTGGTCGAGTGCCAGGAGTGCCATAATTTGTACCACCAGGACTGTCACAAGCCTCAGGTGACAGACAAAGAAGTGAACGACCCACGGCTTGTCTGGTATTGTGCCCGCTGCACCAGGCAAATGAAACGTATG GCCCAGAAACCTCCACAGAAGCCATCTCCTGTGTCTGCATCGTCCGCGCCTGTTGTTAAAGACACGCTGGTGAAAAAGACGGAGCTTAAACCCAAAGCGGACACAACCAGCACCTTCCAAGCCTTCAAACGAACAGAAGTGAAG CCACCTACTACGTCAGGCAATCCCACCGGCAgcggctcctcctcctcaggcaGCGGGCTCACAGGCTGGGCTGCATTTGGCGCCAAAACAAGCCCATCTCTTCCCGTTAGCTCCAAACTAGGTTCCTCAGGTCCAAGTGGGAGCAGCAAGACCTTGACAGCTCCTTCCGGTCAGAAACCTGTCGGGTTGTCTGGACTAGCTGGAACCAAGTCAGGACTCGGGGGTGCCAAGATATCTGGGGGCAACAATGGAAACGGCTCCAGCCAGGTAAATCTGAAAGCTCCTCCGCCTCTGACTCTGGGTAAACAGCCACTGAACCGGTCATCCAGCGGTGAAGGCCAAGGGAAAGGCTCGGCTTCGTCAGGGGCCGGCTCCCCCGGCAGCTCCCAGCCAAGCACTGGAGGGAACGGAGGCAGTAACGGAGGAGGCAACGGGAACAATGGGAATGGGTCAAAGGCTGCACCGGGGGACAAAGCACCGACGTCTCAAGAGTCCCAGCTTAACGCCATGAAACGGTTGCAACTCGTGAAGAAGAAAGCGGCAcagaagaaactgaagaaatga
- the arhgef38 gene encoding rho guanine nucleotide exchange factor 38 — protein sequence MDPKEASGAEKEKEKEKDKVIKRRNRPVFLRYLERRKTDTIVADDMAIGDINLGTLVRRSQSDKTEYSAKLKEKMTPHDLSTPPSPALDPEEARLRKMNRRAKIIQELVQTEKDYLTDLELCIREVVQPLRNLQVVDVDRLFTNMETVCEVSAALLHRLHAAIADPDPEAVVIGEVFIQAKAALEDVYKIYCYHHDDANGALKSYEKEEEIKQHFTTCVLSLKKIYDQEGKPNLLDMGSLIIKPVQRIMKYPLLLGELWHATPEDHPDHRPLQEAFTAAKIINVNINEFKRRKDIVMKYKRLEDEGTLRGKLNKFNIHSIRKKGDRFAGYLKILTGVEPQVRDEVFDREEKLFRSLEKAVRQLVKNVHCYLQYTQEMVSVAVQNVHDMENIVKDPSKNGTNGSSLNNGNDPYKHFKDSMERLVLGPLSSLQGMFTAPQKLIQKRYDKLLDYCSRLERSSSFSSPSSTTSSSPSLVSEEPPGPARRDYEALNALLVEELQRFNVAAYAILTNSVVYLVDLLRGLMNNVLVGAPSIQQLPAPLSNIAEVQNSIMDELNNLTFVKDNAQKLMERKVSFERQRDKKTAMPEVQHQTEEQRAWLLTEYPLKRLYQLKRKCNGCQEQDLSLLEGELVALLEDTDPLGSSSRWLVHTGGAQGYVYSTFLKQYNPLRDSQRAGQMAKEQQQQQPPAMVDEDFDDLSLFVSGSGSSSLRSFNLHTTDSSSMLSGLQGELESTEDLEDTLDTEAQQFYAVYAFQARCEQELTLQEYQHVRILQFCDLGGNKEWWLAEANGQKGYVPANYLGRMSYA from the exons AGAAAATGACTCCGCATGACCTGTCCACACCCCCGTCCCCGGCCCTCGACCCAGAGGAGGCCCGGCTGAGAAAAATGAACCGTAGGGCGAAGATCATTCAGGAGCTTGTGCAGACTGAGAAGGACTACCTCACTGACCTGGAGCTGTGCATCAGGGAGGTGGTCCAGCCTCTGAGAAATTTACAG GTTGTAGATGTAGATCGACTGTTCACCAACATGGAGACAGTGTGTGAGGTTTCTGCAGCCCTCCTGCACAGACTGCATGCAGCCATCGCGGACCCTGATCCAGAAGCAGTTGTCATAG gAGAAGTATTCATCCAGGCAAAGGCAGCTTTAGAAGATGTATATAAGATTTACTGTTACCACCATGATGATGCTAATGGGGCGCTTAAATCCTacgagaaagaggaagaaataaAGCAACATTTTACCACATGTGTATTATCACTGAA GAAAATCTATGACCAAGA AGGGAAGCCTAATCTGTTGGACATGGGTTCACTGATCATCAAACCGGTCCAGAGGATCATGAAGTACCCATTGTTGCTTGGGGAGCTGTGGCATGCCACACCTGAAGACCACCCAGACCATCGGCCGCTGCAGGAGGCTTTCACTGCTGCCAAGATCATAAATGTTAACATCAATGAGTTCAAGAGACGCAAGGATATAG TTATGAAGTACAAGAGGTTGGAAGATGAAGGAACACTGAGGGGAAAGCTCAACAAGTTCAACATCCACTCCATCCGGAAGAAAGGAGACAGGTTCGCTGGCTACCTCAAGATCCTCACTGGAGTTGAACCACAG GTCAGGGATGAAGTATTTGACAGAGAGGAGAAGCTATTCAGGAGTCTGGAGAAAGCTGTGAGGCAACTGGTCAAGAACGTTCACTGCTACCTACAGTACACTCAG gAGATGGTGTCTGTAGCTGTTCAGAATGTGCATGACATGGAGAATATCGTCAAGGATCCAAGCAAGAATGGCACAAACGGTTCATCGCTGAATAATGGCAACGATCCCTATAAGCACTTT aaAGACAGTATGGAGCGCTTGGTCCTCGGCCCCCTCTCCTCCCTGCAGGGCATGTTCACAGCCCCACAGAAGCTCATCCAGAAACGTTACGACAAATTACTGGACTACTGCAGCCGCCTGGAGCGCTCTTCCTCTTTTTCGTCCCCGTCGTCCACAACTTCTTCCTCTCCTTCGCTAGTGTCAGAAGAACCGCCTGGTCCCGCCAGGAGAGACTACGAAGCTCTCAACGCTTTGctcgtggaggagctgcagaggtTCAACGTGGCCGCCTATGCTATCCTGACCAACAGTGTGGTGTATCTAGTGGACCTGCTCAGAGGCCTGATGAATAACGTGCTGGTCGGAGCTCCATCCATACAGCAGCTACCA GCTCCACTGTCAAACATTGCTGAAGTGCAGAACAGCATCATGGATGAGCTGAACAATCTGACCTTTGTCAAGGACAACGCACAGAAGTTAATGGAGCGTAAAGTCAGCTTTGAGAGACAACGAGATAAGAAAACTGCG ATGCCCGAGGTGCAGCATCAGACTGAGGAACAGCGAGCCTGGCTGCTGACAGAATACCCGCTGAAACGCCTGTACCAGCTGAAGAGGAAGTGTAATGGCTGCCAGGAGCAGGACCTCAGCCTGCTGGAGGGGGAGCTGGTGGCCCTGCTGGAGGACACAGACCCATTAGGCAGCAGCAGTCGCTGGCTGGTTCACACTGGAG GTGCTCAAGGCTACGTCTACTCCACATTCCTGAAGCAGTACAACCCTCTGAGGGACTCACAGCGAGCCGGCCAGATGGCAaaagagcagcaacagcagcagccaccTGCCATGGTGGATGAGGACTTTGATGATCTCAGTCTGTTCGTATCAGGaagtggcagcagcagcctgcGCAGCTTCAACCTCCACACCACTGACAGTAGCTCAATGCTGTCCGGTCTACAGGGGGAGCTGGAGAGCACTGAAGACCTGGAGGACACACTGGACACCGAGGCTCAGCAG TTTTACGCCGTGTATGCATTTCAAGCTCGCTGTGAACAGGAGCTGACCTTGCAGGAGTACCAACATGTCCGCATCCTCCAGTTCTGCGACCTGGGAGGCAATAAGGAGTGGTGGTTAGCTGAGGCCAACGGACAAAAGGGATACGTTCCTGCCAACTACCTTGGCAGGATGTCCTATGCGTAA